Genomic DNA from Porites lutea chromosome 4, jaPorLute2.1, whole genome shotgun sequence:
ATTAGGATGAATACTATATACAAAGAATACTAATGAACATGAGAGTTTACATAAAAGGTAAGATTTCCTTGTTTACAAATCAATGAAAAGGTACAAAATTCAAGAAACGGTGATTTGGCACAAGGGCCATGCACTGCCGAGCCAACCATTAAAAGATTACGATAGTGATCTTTGAGAGGCCTGTAGGATTACATACAATAATTAAAAGAGaacataataaaaatttaacatGTTTGAGCTTATCCTATGCATCTTACCATTAATGATTTTCTTGGTGGCGTCCACTATACTGGATATTCGTGGCAAAACTGGTTTGATGATGTGTGCCTGAAATTTGAAAGTTACAAAGTAATATTATATTATGTACAGGTCTTTATTGCCCCATGTGagggaatccgggaaatttttgcttgtggaatcttgAATCCTGGAAATTTGTGTTGTGGGATCCGGAATcccattttacatttttcataGCTATACTAAAATTCTCTTATCTGCTTAGCTATCAGCTCTCCTGATGTCAGAATTAATACACCAAGGGCAGTATGTCTCATGCCTAAATAATTAAACAGTATGAACCATCACATGAGtgcttttgtagtttttttttcactgctaccAAACATTTCTCAGAatcttttaagttttaattttaatttggtCTGTAGTGATATTATTTtgtgattaaaacaaaattattgcatTTCCATAAATTTGCGAATGAATCTCTACCTGTTTTTCATCCAGAGTCTCCATAATTAGGACAAAATCCTGCCATAAACTCCTCAGAGAATTCTTATTCATAGATGCCCAGTAAAAGATGCGATTTCCTTTCTTGCGTACTACTGATAAATCACCCAActgcttgtccaaaacatctaAAGACCTTTTTAAAAGATACATGGACCTTTTTCTTGAAAGAGGTTCATTCAACACGATGCCATTCTGAATCATTTCCCAAAACTCAGGTTTATCAAAAAGGTTGTAGCTGTTGCCTGGGCTACAAAAGAAGTCTGCAAGACCACAGAGAATTGCAAATGTTTTGGTTGTTGACTCAGTTTCTTCATTTTGGAATACCAGTTTCACTACACGCCATACTGCCTAAAAAATGAGTGAAAACAACATATTATATAGGTAGTCTATTTCAACACGAACTTACTAACTGAATAATAGAATATGGTCtggatgaaattttttttgaaaggtGTCAGTAACTGACATATTTTATGAGTTTAAGCACAAGAAtggaaactgaaaaacaaatgaataaataaaaaactataggagaaaaataaagaatgaaGATAAGATGCTAAGAAggagacattttaaaaaaactaatgaAGAAGTGCTGATTTGAGTGTCTGCTGTTGAAATATAAGGATTAACAATCATGGTTCGGTGGGAGGatttgcaattttgtaaaaaatttttGTGGCAGCAAGCATGGGGACAGCTTTGGATTTACCACTTTTCCAATTCCCAAGCCCATAAATATTGGGAATATAGAATTGTGAAGAGGGGAGGAGTATGTGATATCATGCTGCCAAATGTTTAACAAATAGAGGCCTGGAGTTGTCTCTCTTGAGGAATGTGAAAGAGTTTTAGCACTTGAGGTCAAAATATAGTTGTACTTTAGCTATTGTTATTTCAATTGCTATTGCTTTATTTTGAAGTCATCCTTATCATTCTTTGGCAAATCTTGTTATTTCTCACGACATACGGCAAAAACTTAAGCAAAAATGCTGCCCGGCATAGTAAATTTCGTGGTACCCTAAATGCTTTATTACTTTCATCTGTATATTACAGGTAAGAAAACTGTTCCTATTCCTGTATATGCTAAAAAAAGGATTATGATATCACAGACATATTAATGGCTAAAGAAATGGGAACAGTTGGCATTGAAACTATTCATAAACAGTGTGAGGTGGATTATTTCAGGTTATATTAAGTACTCTACAGAACTCGGATTTTTGCCCATTCCTCTCGTGCGGTGCTCCAAGCTCAACTTtttttagactgttcacagtcctctatttttccacaagatcatcgagatcgagcgctttccGTTACGGGCTGTCATCTTGCATGaatgtcaaaactacttagggggtgggggcggtttgggaggaagtgagaaaaagaaaggactgtaataacatcactgcagcttgtgttcaggaggcgtgacaggaatttcatgCCTTTTACAATTCATTAATTAACAAACTCTGCTGGTGATGAAAAACATGCCGGACATGTTTAGCATCAATATCGCTTATTTACAGATATCTCCTTTCAAAGCAGTGATTTTATACAGTTTCTGGGCCAttactccaaaaaaaaaaaaaaatcggcaaaCATTGAatggtgaaacattttcctaatcGAAGTGCTAAGCATGCTTGCCTCACCACAGATTAAAACAGTTAAACCTCCCTACAAAAAGCCAAGCATTTCTGAAAGGTCATCTTTTTTGCATTGGTGTAGCATTAAAATTCAATTCGTTTGGCAAAAACTGAGTTACCACATTCTCCTGGTCAGGCTGCTTCAAAGGCATGTTGGATTAGTGATTCatccaaaaaataccaaaaatcctttGTGTGTTTGCACAAGATGTTCCTTATGGTATTATTACGAAAGCGTATGTTTTATAGAAACTATGACTTGTCAACGACTTGTCAGTGTCGGCAATTTAAACTAAACCTGATGTCAAtgcaaattaacatctattgtctaATTACCAATCAAACGCCTGCATTGCTGGTgcaatgttattacagtccctctatttttcttgcccccctccccctagagctataatccccgacgcccgccccctttGTACATAAGACGTGCTACATCCTCGACAATCTCACAAAAAAATTGGGGACTATGAGCAGTCTAAACTTTTTCGAAGTCACCTTTTGGTGACctaaaactgtaaaatggtcaCCAGACAAAATATCGGTTGCCAGAGAAAAGAGACACTTTGTGCAATACTACACAAATGTTTGAAAGAATCAAAATGGCTGCCCACCATCGCAGTAGAATTTGGAGGTGCACACAACATCTGAAGACTTAATACCCAGAGAAACAAGGTGAAACTAGGCAAATTATCAAGAAAACAGAGCATAAATGATATTTAATACAAAATCTCACTTTAACTTAAAAGGACCATAAACACTAACTACTATAAAAACGCTTCTCGCAAAACCTCGGGAATTTCTTGGGAATAGCTTGGCACGTGATCACTGAACACAGGTCACCAAATTGACGACTTTCACGGCAATTTTATtcgccaaaatttttttctactcaCCATGGCAACCAAAACAGTCACAGCTTGGAGCACTGTCACAGATTTACAGTTAAATTCATTCCACAGGTGTTTACTAACAGTTGTGTGCAAAATATTCTACCAACGAAGCAGGCTacaattataatattattataaaaatgttCCCTCAATCAAATTAATCCCAGTTATATGACCGGGATATTAGGGAGATTTTATGTTGAGAAGCTCACACTTGACCCAGGGGAGATATTCTCAACTGCGCTCCAACCATCTACTGGGGCCAAACTTTGAACTTTGGAGAGAGGGAAAGGGAGGGAGCTAGTTAAACCACACTTACTTATTTAACAAATTACATTACCTTACCTCACACCTTTCGGTTCTTTTGAATTTCAGGAAATGCGGCAGCACAGCACCAGTCAGCTTGGCACATAACTTCTCAGTAGTGCAGGGTAACAGATTTAACAGTTCCTTGAAGAGTTCATCTCCGAATTCTCCAGAGGTTAGCCCAGCATCTTCACCAGACTCAAAGGCCTTTGGCTTGACAAGATTTCCGATGAGGTCCAATGTTACCGAAACATCATGAGCATTTTCGTCAGTGGCACTTTTCTCTGAAACATACCGCCTGAGAATCTCTAAGAATTTCTCATGAACTTCTGACAGTACTTTTGTCGGATAAACGGAGCAACATAACGCTACAATATCATAACAAAGGtgtaacttttttctttggcttcCGTCCGAACGACTGTACACGATCGGCCAACACACCTCTCGCAAAACCTTCGTAACCAAATCCTCGCTGAGGTGTTGTGATTTTTCAAGCGTCTGTAAAACCAGCTGTAGAGATTCTAAGTAATTCGTGTCAGGAACTTGATCTTGTTGTTCCACAAAACGCTTTAGGACGACTGAAAACTGGTAAAACTCAGAATTATCGCAAACGAACTGAAGAAGTCTATCCATACCTGTTCAATACACGAGGTTTTGAGCTAATAAAAAGCAGGCGTTCATCCGCCGAGAAAAATTGGAGACTGGGTCGAACGTGTCTTGTCCTCACCCACAACGGGTCAGGCGGACAAGTGCGATTTCTCCTTCCCCTTATTTTCAGGAATTTGATCAGCAGCTGAGTAAAACATGGCTTTCAAAGCATTATTCGTTCCACCCTATAATACAGACTCTTTTACAAGCGCGAATTCGGCAACAGGGAGATGTCCGAATGATTGACTTGTCTTCTCGATCCTGGTCCACCTACCCACTGGGGGCTGGTTGTTCAAACGGACAGCGCAATCCGCCGGATAAATCATAAAGTGTAAACTTCTGCAAACTATTTGCGTTCCCcaatggatagtgatttatccactAACCTGTGATCAGGCCTTTATTCACTCgttagcgttatccacctttagAACAAGTAAGACAAAATACCCTATCTCTAGCCCTCCCCTGCCGTGGAGCTGGTCCAATGGATCGCGGATTTGTTGTTTACTGATTGTTTATTGGTCGATTTTTATCACGTGAAACAAGCtccgaaacaaaacaaaaagagcgCGAAGAAAATTGCGCGAACATAAAGCGCCAAGACTATTACTTATCCAGGCCTTGAAGTGCAGAattctttattgttttcttatATAGCCACCGAAATGGGTCATTTCTTATCCACTGCCTTAACTGCATTGGGTTATTCTCACCCTGATTGCCAAGAGAAAATATTATACTTCAAAAAGCTAAGTGATCAAGCTACAACTCCGAGCAGAGGCACTGATTTGGCCGCTGGCTACGATTTGTACAGCGCGGaagaaaaaactattcccaAAGAGGGTAAGGCTTTAGTAAAGACAGATATCGCGATTGCATTGCCTCAAGGATGCTATGGACGAGTTGCCCCGAGGTAGGTGAACAAATTTAGCATTTCCTTTGAAGAAATATTGCAGTTCAAAGAGCCCGCGTTCTTCTGTGAGCACATGTTGCGCGTTGAAGCAAGATCAAGCGGTTGTACATCTTTTTGTACACTTTTCCACGTGCTCCTCAAATCTGAGATCCATACTTTT
This window encodes:
- the LOC140935081 gene encoding uncharacterized protein, translated to MGHFLSTALTALGYSHPDCQEKILYFKKLSDQATTPSRGTDLAAGYDLYSAEEKTIPKEGKALVKTDIAIALPQGCYGRVAPRSSLSWKHHIDVGAGVVDRDYRGNVGVVLFNLSKTDYTVHQGDRIAQLIVERISTPPLVEVEELDSTARGTAGYGSTGK